The following are encoded in a window of Brevibacillus sp. DP1.3A genomic DNA:
- a CDS encoding amidohydrolase family protein, producing MIDLLLVNGVVITMDKDRRVLQDGAVAIDKGRILEVGDSQLLKDKYPAQKVVDCAHHCIMPGFIDAHGHGGHSLFKTIATDNINDWMPIMTNTYKHYVTDDFWYYEGKLSALERLKAGITTGVSVLGSMPRSDDPIFALNHAKAYNEVGVREIVATGPCNPPWPHPFSRWVDGQKVTKEVTYEQVLAGAEAVIEALNHANNDKTRAYITPFVIVTSVNPSYPTPADQLFGLTDFDRYQARKIREIAKKYDTRIHSDAFGGMIHLAIQDKEYALLGPDIHLQHCRGISFDEAKILAETGTNVSASPGFGQINARTPITELLEMGATVAITTDGTSPMTPFDMFQAMRRMQLLQQAALRDYYYLPPGKLLEMVTIDAARCVGWDDELGSLEAGKKADVITVNMHQAHLNPENMHVHRVVYQAVGGDVNHVIVDGELIMDERRVLTVDEKQILKEANEEANRTIERAGLEIYMQPSKYFWGHARAYLDERRFDPTRL from the coding sequence TTGATCGATTTGTTACTCGTAAACGGTGTAGTCATTACTATGGACAAAGACCGTCGGGTATTGCAGGACGGGGCTGTCGCTATTGATAAAGGGAGAATTTTGGAGGTAGGCGACTCTCAACTTCTAAAAGACAAGTATCCCGCGCAAAAGGTAGTCGACTGTGCGCATCATTGTATCATGCCAGGCTTCATTGACGCACATGGTCATGGCGGACATTCGTTGTTCAAAACGATTGCGACGGACAATATCAACGACTGGATGCCAATCATGACCAACACATACAAGCACTACGTGACAGATGACTTCTGGTACTACGAGGGAAAGCTGTCAGCACTGGAGCGGCTTAAAGCTGGGATTACAACAGGTGTTAGCGTCCTGGGCTCGATGCCGCGCTCAGATGATCCGATCTTTGCCTTGAATCACGCCAAAGCGTACAACGAGGTTGGCGTTCGCGAAATCGTAGCGACAGGTCCATGTAATCCACCGTGGCCGCATCCCTTCAGCCGCTGGGTCGATGGACAAAAAGTAACGAAGGAAGTCACCTATGAGCAGGTGCTCGCTGGAGCAGAAGCCGTGATCGAAGCCCTGAATCACGCGAATAACGATAAAACCAGAGCTTACATAACTCCATTTGTCATCGTGACCTCTGTCAATCCGTCCTATCCGACACCTGCTGACCAATTGTTTGGCTTAACCGATTTTGACCGGTACCAAGCTCGGAAAATCAGGGAGATTGCGAAAAAGTACGACACGCGCATCCATTCCGATGCTTTTGGCGGTATGATTCACCTCGCGATTCAAGACAAAGAGTACGCGCTGCTTGGTCCAGACATACACTTGCAGCATTGTCGGGGAATCTCTTTTGACGAGGCGAAAATTTTGGCCGAAACAGGAACGAATGTGAGTGCTTCTCCTGGTTTTGGTCAAATCAATGCACGCACCCCTATTACGGAATTACTGGAGATGGGAGCGACTGTTGCGATCACGACAGATGGCACCTCGCCGATGACTCCTTTTGACATGTTCCAGGCCATGCGCAGAATGCAGCTGCTGCAACAAGCGGCGCTGCGGGATTATTATTACCTCCCGCCGGGCAAGCTGCTGGAAATGGTTACGATTGATGCGGCACGCTGTGTCGGCTGGGATGACGAGCTGGGGTCGCTTGAGGCTGGTAAAAAAGCGGACGTCATTACTGTAAATATGCATCAGGCCCACTTGAATCCAGAGAACATGCATGTCCATCGTGTTGTCTATCAGGCAGTCGGTGGAGATGTGAACCATGTCATCGTTGACGGTGAGCTGATCATGGACGAGCGCCGTGTTTTGACAGTGGATGAAAAGCAAATCCTCAAAGAAGCGAATGAAGAGGCGAATCGCACAATCGAGCGGGCAGGTCTAGAAATCTACATGCAGCCAAGCAAGTATTTCTGGGGGCATGCGCGAGCTTATTTGGATGAGAGAAGATTCGATCCGACGAGGTTGTAG
- a CDS encoding DedA family protein has product MQNWMTQIIEQYSYFGILLMMALENIFPPIPSEVILTFGGFMTTQSSLTVFGVILSATIGSVIGAIMLYGIGYYLDVKKIEKIVERWGHLLRIKTADIHKANEWFDRYGYWTIFFCRMIPLIRSLISIPAGMTKMNFPLFLLFTTLGTLIWNIVLVMAGHLLGESWEDILYYFDLYSSVVYAVLAFAGIAFLIFFLRKRKADA; this is encoded by the coding sequence ATGCAGAACTGGATGACCCAAATTATTGAACAATATAGTTACTTCGGTATCTTACTGATGATGGCACTGGAAAACATCTTTCCACCCATACCTTCTGAGGTGATCTTGACCTTCGGTGGATTTATGACGACTCAATCATCCTTAACGGTTTTTGGCGTAATCTTGTCAGCTACAATCGGTTCGGTGATCGGGGCCATCATGCTCTATGGAATCGGTTATTACCTAGACGTCAAAAAAATAGAGAAGATCGTAGAGAGATGGGGGCATCTTCTACGCATTAAAACGGCAGATATCCATAAAGCGAATGAATGGTTCGACCGATACGGGTACTGGACGATCTTTTTTTGCCGCATGATCCCATTAATCAGAAGCCTGATTTCCATTCCAGCTGGTATGACCAAAATGAATTTCCCGTTGTTTTTGCTGTTTACAACACTCGGTACGCTTATTTGGAACATCGTCCTAGTGATGGCTGGTCACTTATTGGGGGAATCGTGGGAAGACATTCTGTACTATTTCGATCTCTATTCCAGTGTCGTTTATGCTGTACTCGCATTTGCGGGGATAGCGTTTCTCATTTTTTTCCTCCGCAAACGAAAAGCGGATGCCTAA
- a CDS encoding ABC transporter ATP-binding protein, protein MYLTIDNVTKHFVNEKKQKVKVLDDINLEVEKGSFVSIVGPSGCGKSTLLYLIAGLDQPDSGDIHVAGNKVNKPGPDRVVVFQEAGLFPWLTVLENVTYGLKLKKMSAAKANEKALEVLKMVHLSKYVHSYPHQLSGGMKQRVAIARALVMEPDILLMDEPFSALDEQTRMVLHKELLEIWRTTKVTIFFVTHNIREAVQLAERIVVFATRPGKIKEIIGVPAMRDGVMPDSVTLNTEQKVLSILQEEIEKVLKEEMGNDYSFKTGHLHRYDSGDMGSHI, encoded by the coding sequence ATGTATCTGACTATTGATAATGTTACGAAACATTTCGTGAATGAGAAGAAACAAAAAGTAAAGGTGCTGGATGATATCAATCTTGAAGTGGAAAAGGGCAGCTTCGTTTCCATTGTCGGCCCCTCTGGCTGTGGAAAGTCGACGCTGCTCTACTTAATAGCTGGATTGGATCAACCGGATAGCGGTGACATACACGTTGCTGGCAACAAAGTGAATAAGCCCGGTCCCGACAGAGTCGTGGTTTTTCAAGAAGCGGGATTATTTCCATGGCTGACGGTTTTGGAAAATGTTACATACGGGCTCAAGTTGAAAAAAATGTCTGCTGCGAAAGCCAACGAGAAGGCGCTGGAAGTGCTCAAAATGGTCCATTTAAGCAAGTATGTTCATTCCTATCCCCATCAGCTCTCAGGCGGGATGAAGCAACGTGTAGCCATAGCTCGGGCGCTTGTCATGGAACCTGACATTTTGCTGATGGATGAACCATTCTCGGCGTTGGATGAACAGACGCGGATGGTTCTTCATAAGGAGTTGCTTGAGATTTGGCGAACGACCAAGGTCACGATTTTTTTCGTCACCCATAATATCCGGGAGGCCGTTCAGCTTGCGGAGAGGATTGTCGTTTTTGCCACACGCCCCGGAAAAATCAAGGAGATCATTGGGGTTCCTGCCATGCGCGATGGAGTCATGCCGGACAGTGTGACATTAAACACGGAGCAGAAGGTGCTTTCGATCCTGCAAGAAGAGATAGAAAAGGTGCTGAAGGAGGAAATGGGCAATGACTACAGCTTTAAGACGGGTCATCTTCATCGCTATGATAGCGGCGATATGGGAAGTCACATCTAG
- a CDS encoding GNAT family N-acetyltransferase — MNEKSIHTQRLILIPFTHRIAANILQENYEELLDMGLTLGKGWPDEDAMETIPKIIKALELTGEPTGFESRMIITKDGMKIIGDAGFKGVPNAEGEVDIGYGIMEAERKKGYAYEAAEGLANWALLQPDVKKITAKCLLDNIDSAKILVKMGFAEMKRDDTLIYWSKQ, encoded by the coding sequence ATGAATGAAAAAAGCATTCATACACAACGGCTCATATTGATTCCATTTACACATAGAATAGCGGCGAATATTTTGCAAGAAAATTACGAAGAGTTATTGGATATGGGGCTTACATTAGGAAAAGGCTGGCCTGATGAGGATGCGATGGAAACGATACCCAAAATCATCAAAGCACTCGAACTCACAGGGGAACCGACAGGATTTGAATCGAGGATGATCATTACAAAAGATGGCATGAAGATCATCGGGGATGCAGGGTTCAAGGGAGTACCGAATGCGGAGGGAGAAGTGGACATCGGCTATGGAATTATGGAAGCCGAACGAAAAAAAGGTTACGCGTACGAGGCAGCAGAAGGCCTAGCGAATTGGGCGTTGTTGCAGCCAGATGTGAAAAAGATTACAGCGAAGTGCTTGCTAGATAATATAGATTCCGCGAAAATATTAGTCAAAATGGGCTTTGCAGAAATGAAGAGGGACGACACATTGATTTACTGGTCTAAGCAGTAG